A single Moritella sp. Urea-trap-13 DNA region contains:
- a CDS encoding LegC family aminotransferase — protein sequence MHNELIKFVRDTYATDDFIPLHVPTFNGNEKAYVNQTLDSTFVSSVGQYVNDFEAHIERYTGAGKTVATVNGTAALHTALYMAGVQAGDLVITQALTFVATCNALFHMGAQPIFVDVSKVSLGLCPQAMAKYLQQFAKLNAQGECIHKITGQRIRAVIPMHTFGHPVEMDELIAECLRWNLVLVEDAAESLGSFYKGKHTGSLGEFAAISFNGNKVITTGGGGMVLCRDPDVGLHTKHVTTTAKVPHPYEFYHDEAGFNYRMPNLNAALGCAQMEVLPTFLEQKRELAANYATFFAGSDFHFVQEPEYAKSNYWLNAIICPDVASRNLMLEKTNASGVMTRPIWQLMHRLPMFKDALRGDLSVSEWVEAHLINLPSSPVGK from the coding sequence ATGCATAATGAACTAATTAAGTTTGTCCGTGATACGTATGCCACCGATGACTTTATCCCGTTGCATGTACCGACATTTAACGGCAATGAAAAAGCTTATGTAAACCAGACTCTCGACAGCACATTCGTCTCGAGCGTTGGTCAGTATGTGAATGACTTTGAAGCACATATTGAGCGTTATACTGGTGCAGGTAAAACGGTCGCAACGGTTAATGGCACCGCTGCTTTGCATACGGCCTTGTATATGGCTGGAGTACAAGCTGGCGATCTGGTGATCACCCAAGCACTTACTTTTGTCGCCACTTGTAATGCGCTATTCCATATGGGCGCACAGCCTATTTTTGTAGATGTATCAAAAGTCAGTTTGGGTTTATGCCCACAAGCGATGGCAAAATACCTACAGCAGTTTGCCAAGTTGAATGCACAAGGTGAATGTATACACAAGATCACTGGTCAGCGTATTCGCGCCGTGATCCCGATGCATACCTTTGGTCATCCTGTCGAAATGGATGAGCTTATAGCTGAGTGTTTACGTTGGAATTTGGTCTTGGTCGAAGATGCAGCTGAAAGTCTTGGTTCATTCTACAAAGGCAAGCATACCGGCAGCTTAGGCGAATTTGCTGCGATTAGCTTTAATGGTAATAAAGTGATTACCACCGGTGGCGGCGGTATGGTGTTGTGTCGTGATCCTGATGTTGGTTTACATACCAAACATGTGACGACCACAGCGAAAGTACCACACCCTTATGAGTTTTATCATGACGAAGCCGGGTTTAACTACCGCATGCCTAACCTGAATGCGGCATTAGGCTGTGCACAGATGGAAGTATTACCCACATTCCTTGAGCAAAAGCGAGAGTTAGCTGCAAATTATGCGACGTTCTTTGCTGGCAGTGATTTTCACTTTGTGCAAGAGCCTGAATACGCGAAATCAAATTATTGGTTAAATGCCATTATTTGCCCGGATGTTGCTAGCCGTAATTTAATGTTAGAAAAAACCAATGCAAGTGGTGTCATGACCAGACCTATTTGGCAACTGATGCACCGCCTACCTATGTTTAAAGATGCCTTACGCGGTGATTTAAGCGTATCTGAGTGGGTCGAAGCACACCTGATTAATTTACCAAGTAGCCCAGTTGGAAAATAG
- a CDS encoding UDP-N-acetylglucosamine 4,6-dehydratase — MASILSLIGRENELFTTDIQQHEAQLQQAVSGSRFLVLGGAGSIGQAVTKEIFKRQPKKLHVVDISENNMVELVRDIRSSFGYIDGDFQTFALDIGSLEYDAFIKADGQYDYVLNLSALKHVRSEKDPYTLMRMIDVNVFNTEKTMQQAAAAGAKKYFCVSTDKAANPVNMMGASKRIMEMFLMRRSADIAISTARFANVAFSDGSLLHGFNQRIQKRQPIVAPQDIKRYFVTPKESGELCLMSCIFGENRDIFFPKLSESLHLISFADIAIKYLKQLGYEPYLCKDEDEARALVDTLPEQGKWPCLFTDSDTTGEKDFEEFFTDNETLDMQRFNNLGVIKNDALFDAELVTLFEQSIADMKTDCAWTKEQIVELFFTMIPDFGHKETGKYLDSKM, encoded by the coding sequence ATGGCATCGATCTTATCTCTTATCGGTCGTGAAAACGAACTGTTCACCACCGATATTCAGCAACACGAAGCACAATTGCAACAAGCCGTATCTGGATCTCGTTTTTTAGTTTTAGGTGGTGCAGGCTCAATTGGTCAAGCCGTAACAAAAGAGATATTTAAGCGTCAGCCGAAGAAACTCCATGTTGTCGATATCAGTGAAAATAACATGGTTGAATTGGTGCGTGATATTCGTAGTTCGTTTGGCTATATTGATGGTGATTTCCAAACATTTGCATTAGATATCGGTTCATTAGAATACGATGCGTTTATTAAAGCGGATGGACAATACGATTACGTATTAAACTTATCAGCACTGAAACATGTGCGTAGTGAAAAAGACCCATATACCTTAATGCGTATGATTGATGTGAACGTCTTTAATACTGAAAAAACCATGCAACAAGCCGCTGCTGCAGGCGCTAAAAAGTATTTCTGTGTGTCGACTGATAAAGCCGCTAATCCGGTAAACATGATGGGCGCGTCGAAACGTATTATGGAAATGTTCCTGATGCGTCGCAGTGCTGATATTGCTATCTCAACAGCGCGTTTTGCCAATGTTGCCTTTTCTGATGGTTCGTTATTGCACGGATTTAATCAGCGCATTCAAAAGCGTCAACCTATCGTGGCACCACAAGATATTAAACGTTATTTTGTCACGCCAAAAGAATCGGGTGAACTGTGCCTGATGTCTTGTATTTTTGGTGAAAATCGCGATATCTTTTTCCCTAAATTAAGTGAGTCATTACACTTGATCTCGTTTGCCGATATCGCGATTAAATACCTAAAACAACTCGGTTATGAACCGTATTTATGTAAAGACGAAGATGAAGCACGTGCATTAGTGGATACCTTACCCGAACAAGGTAAATGGCCATGCCTGTTTACGGACAGCGACACCACGGGTGAGAAAGATTTTGAAGAATTTTTCACTGATAATGAAACCTTAGATATGCAACGTTTTAATAATTTGGGTGTCATTAAAAATGATGCACTATTTGATGCAGAGCTAGTGACCTTATTTGAACAATCTATTGCTGATATGAAAACTGATTGCGCTTGGACTAAAGAGCAAATAGTCGAGTTATTCTTTACCATGATCCCTGATTTTGGCCACAAAGAAACCGGTAAATACTTAGACAGTAAAATGTAG
- a CDS encoding MBL fold metallo-hydrolase RNA specificity domain-containing protein, whose amino-acid sequence MRILHHGAVNGVTGSCHQLYMNDYNSVLIDCGLFQGTEAAANNNNKDQLSIDFNVRSIKALIITHCHIDHVGRIPYLLAAGYTGPIYATQATAALLPLVIEDALKVGVTRDKKLIQACLSLLDKQLIPVAYHQWCPIDVLKIPQQDINKGEICYQRQKIRFCPAGHILGSAYVEIELATDKPIRRHRLVFSGDLGAAYSPLLSAPRAPYRADTLIIESTYGDKRHEHRNQRSQRLQAVIEHAVSDNGVVLIPAFSIGRTQELLYEIEQFIYAAPENSLWKNIEIIVDSPMAANFTSKYRDFKELWDKEAQGILKQGRHPLNFEQLHTVDSHQDHLSVVEYLAKRNKPAIVIAASGMCSGGRIVNYLIEFLPDSKADVIFVGYQAQGTPGRDIQKYGPTGGYVTLNDKRIPINAGIHSISGYSAHADQQDLLNFVKHIKHKPQEIRIVHGDEGAKAVLAEKLGQLVPDARILRPSE is encoded by the coding sequence ATGCGTATTTTACATCACGGTGCCGTTAATGGCGTAACTGGCTCTTGCCATCAATTGTATATGAATGACTATAATTCAGTATTAATTGATTGCGGCCTATTTCAAGGCACTGAAGCCGCGGCTAACAATAACAACAAAGACCAACTCTCTATCGACTTTAATGTCCGTAGCATTAAAGCGCTCATTATCACCCATTGTCATATCGATCATGTCGGTCGCATTCCCTATTTATTAGCCGCAGGCTATACCGGTCCAATATACGCAACCCAAGCCACTGCAGCACTGCTACCCCTTGTCATTGAAGATGCCCTTAAAGTTGGTGTCACCCGCGATAAAAAACTCATCCAAGCTTGCCTGTCCTTATTAGATAAACAACTCATACCCGTGGCTTACCATCAATGGTGTCCCATTGATGTGCTGAAAATACCGCAACAAGATATAAATAAAGGTGAAATCTGTTATCAGCGCCAAAAGATCCGCTTTTGTCCTGCAGGGCATATCTTGGGGTCAGCCTATGTCGAAATTGAACTGGCCACCGATAAACCCATTCGCCGTCATCGGTTGGTGTTCTCTGGCGATCTGGGCGCCGCTTACAGCCCATTATTATCAGCGCCGCGGGCCCCGTATCGGGCTGATACCCTGATTATCGAAAGTACTTATGGTGATAAACGCCACGAGCATCGCAACCAGCGTAGCCAAAGACTACAAGCTGTGATTGAACACGCGGTCAGTGATAATGGTGTGGTCTTGATCCCGGCATTCAGTATCGGCCGTACCCAAGAGTTACTCTACGAAATAGAACAGTTTATTTATGCCGCACCAGAAAACAGCTTATGGAAAAACATCGAAATCATCGTCGATTCGCCAATGGCCGCTAATTTCACCAGTAAATACCGTGACTTTAAAGAGCTTTGGGACAAAGAAGCACAAGGCATACTAAAACAAGGCCGCCATCCGCTTAATTTCGAGCAACTGCACACGGTAGACAGCCATCAAGACCACCTTAGTGTGGTGGAATATTTGGCTAAGCGTAACAAACCCGCTATCGTTATTGCCGCCAGTGGCATGTGCAGTGGCGGGCGAATTGTTAATTATCTCATCGAGTTTTTACCTGATAGCAAAGCCGATGTGATCTTTGTCGGTTATCAAGCTCAAGGCACACCCGGTCGTGATATCCAAAAATACGGACCTACGGGTGGTTATGTGACATTGAATGATAAACGTATCCCCATTAATGCCGGTATTCATTCTATCAGTGGTTATTCTGCCCACGCCGATCAGCAAGACTTGCTTAACTTTGTCAAACACATCAAACATAAACCACAAGAGATACGAATAGTGCATGGAGATGAAGGGGCAAAGGCGGTGTTAGCGGAAAAATTGGGGCAATTAGTGCCGGATGCGCGGATATTGCGACCGAGTGAGTAA
- a CDS encoding nucleoside-diphosphate sugar epimerase/dehydratase produces MLNLNSIWSLPRYQKRLISICIDFFFIVLSFFGAYWVRIGKFAMLDTTDSLYVLSSTLILTLLVFTKLGLYRAVLRYLSLHVLAIVGLGTVFSAVAMAGFAFWFDALIPRSLPIIYGAFLAISIGGSRLIVRSLVAQSSNKVGIPVVIYGAGSAGRQLALALRQSSSHQVIGFVDEDKTLMNTMMMGLYVYSVNDVKSVIVKHGVKQILLAIPSASRRRRKEVLEHVALLSVEIRTVPEMQDIISGDARIEELKDVSIEDLLGRDSVTPQQSLMEANIKDKVVMVTGAGGSIGSELCRQIIRNQPKTLVLFELSEFALYQIDRELSLLIEKESLDINVIPLLGSVQRINRLSKVMESFKVQTIYHAAAYKHVPLVEYNVVEGVRNNIFGTNYAARAAIEAKVELFVLISTDKAVRPTNIMGTTKRIAELGLQALAEQQNAINEKDGTLGTCFCMVRFGNVLGSSGSVVPVFKRQIENRAPITVTHEDITRYFMTIPEAAQLVIQAGAMGKGGDVFVLDMGEPVKIVDLAKNLIHLSGLEVKDEFNPYGDIEIQYTGLRPGEKLYEELLIGDDNVERTAHERIMTAQEDFLPLDNYNQLLDRLDTACHDFDHEAIRQLLLDAPTGFNPVDGIGDLVWKATVLDTQLT; encoded by the coding sequence ATGCTAAACCTTAACTCTATTTGGTCACTTCCTCGTTATCAAAAACGCCTGATTAGTATATGCATTGATTTCTTTTTCATCGTATTATCTTTCTTTGGCGCTTACTGGGTCAGAATCGGTAAATTTGCGATGTTAGACACTACTGATAGCTTATATGTATTGTCTAGTACGCTAATTTTAACTTTACTTGTTTTTACTAAATTAGGTCTATATCGAGCGGTTTTAAGGTATCTTAGCCTACACGTATTAGCTATAGTCGGGCTCGGGACTGTATTTTCAGCAGTTGCAATGGCTGGTTTCGCTTTCTGGTTTGATGCGCTTATCCCTCGTTCTTTACCTATTATTTATGGTGCTTTTTTGGCTATTTCAATCGGAGGTAGTCGATTAATTGTCCGAAGTTTAGTCGCCCAGTCATCCAATAAAGTCGGTATACCTGTGGTTATTTATGGTGCTGGGAGTGCAGGGCGACAATTGGCACTTGCTCTTCGCCAGTCATCAAGTCATCAGGTTATCGGCTTTGTTGATGAAGATAAAACATTGATGAATACCATGATGATGGGGTTGTATGTTTATAGCGTTAATGATGTGAAATCAGTGATTGTAAAACATGGTGTAAAACAAATTCTACTTGCGATACCGAGTGCTTCTCGTCGTCGACGTAAAGAAGTGTTAGAGCATGTTGCGTTATTATCTGTTGAAATTAGAACTGTTCCAGAAATGCAGGATATCATTTCTGGCGATGCTCGTATTGAGGAACTTAAAGATGTCTCTATTGAGGACCTCTTAGGTCGCGATTCTGTTACTCCCCAGCAGTCGTTAATGGAAGCAAACATCAAAGATAAAGTCGTTATGGTGACTGGCGCTGGCGGATCTATTGGCTCGGAACTGTGTCGTCAAATTATTCGGAACCAACCAAAAACACTCGTATTGTTCGAGTTGTCTGAATTTGCTTTGTATCAGATAGACCGAGAATTGTCTTTGCTGATTGAGAAGGAAAGTTTAGACATTAATGTTATCCCTTTACTTGGCTCTGTTCAACGGATTAATCGTTTATCGAAAGTAATGGAAAGCTTTAAAGTTCAAACTATTTATCATGCAGCAGCTTATAAGCATGTACCACTAGTTGAATATAATGTTGTTGAAGGTGTTCGTAATAATATCTTTGGTACTAATTATGCGGCCCGCGCTGCTATTGAAGCTAAAGTTGAATTGTTTGTATTAATTTCTACGGATAAAGCTGTACGCCCAACAAATATAATGGGTACAACTAAACGAATTGCAGAGCTAGGTTTGCAAGCCTTGGCTGAGCAGCAAAATGCTATTAATGAAAAAGACGGAACTTTAGGTACCTGTTTTTGTATGGTACGTTTTGGTAATGTATTGGGTTCTTCGGGTTCTGTTGTTCCAGTGTTTAAGCGTCAAATTGAAAACAGGGCCCCTATTACCGTGACTCATGAAGATATCACTCGATACTTTATGACGATCCCTGAAGCTGCACAGTTGGTTATCCAAGCTGGTGCGATGGGTAAAGGCGGAGATGTATTTGTACTTGATATGGGGGAACCTGTTAAGATTGTTGATTTAGCGAAAAATTTGATTCACCTTTCGGGATTAGAAGTTAAAGATGAATTCAATCCTTATGGTGATATTGAAATTCAATATACAGGCTTACGTCCAGGTGAAAAATTATATGAAGAGCTGTTAATTGGTGATGATAATGTAGAAAGAACGGCTCATGAGCGGATCATGACTGCTCAAGAAGATTTTTTACCATTAGATAATTATAATCAATTACTGGATAGGTTAGATACTGCATGTCATGATTTTGATCATGAAGCGATTAGACAGTTGTTACTTGATGCTCCCACTGGTTTTAATCCTGTCGATGGCATTGGTGATCTAGTATGGAAAGCCACAGTGTTAGATACTCAACTAACTTAA